The following are encoded together in the Adhaeribacter arboris genome:
- a CDS encoding RelA/SpoT family protein has translation MRRNAPYTKMIDPEEERKEILRHYRRLLKYAKPFLKDNDAKIIKKAFNTSLEAHKNMRRKSGEPYILHPLAVAQIAVEEIGLGTTSIVAALLHDVVEDTELEIQDIEREFGHSVARIIEGLTKISGVFDYGTSQQAENFRKMLLTLSDDVRVILIKLADRLHNMRTLDSMARDKQLKIASETMYLYAPLAHRLGLYAIKSELEDLYLKYTDTETYKEITNKIRQTKIARNKFIKDFVTPLEEELKRQGFDFEIKGRPKSIYSILKKIRKQNITFDEVYDLFAIRIILNVPLEIEKAACWSVYSIVTDFYQPNPDRLRDWVSTPRANGYESLHTTVMSRTGQWVEVQIRSQRMNDIAEKGYAAHWKYKSEGSAAGHESGLEQWINKVRDMLETNNSNALEFMDDFRKNLFVEEVFVFTPKGQLIILPDKATALDFAFEIHTQIGIQCIGAKVNQKLVPLSYRLHNGDQVEVLTSQKQRPSEEWLKFATTSRARAKIKEYLREDRKIKAEEGKILVGKRLQQLGIEFSSSNLNRLFTFFHVPHPQEFYYRIAINKLDVKDIKEEIFDHNLVLERAKMENFDQKSFDKEVQKIRGVTSDMLVIGENTAKIAYSIATCCNPIPGDDVFGFETENEGIIIHRTSCPKAVELMSNYGNRIVKAKWTDQYELVFLAGIRIKGTDRVGMVNDLTKVISNSLKVNMRSITLDSHDGIFDGKIMVFVNDTSHLEKLIQRLNRVNGVILVERFDS, from the coding sequence ATGCGACGAAACGCACCTTATACAAAAATGATTGATCCGGAAGAAGAGCGAAAGGAAATATTACGTCATTATCGCCGGTTGTTAAAATATGCCAAGCCTTTTTTAAAGGATAATGATGCTAAAATTATTAAGAAAGCATTTAATACATCTCTGGAGGCACATAAAAATATGCGCCGTAAATCGGGGGAGCCTTACATTTTGCACCCCTTAGCGGTAGCGCAAATTGCCGTTGAAGAAATTGGCTTAGGCACTACATCTATAGTAGCCGCTCTTTTGCACGATGTAGTAGAAGATACCGAACTTGAAATTCAGGACATTGAACGGGAGTTTGGGCACAGCGTAGCACGAATTATTGAAGGACTTACCAAAATTTCCGGCGTTTTTGATTACGGTACTTCGCAGCAAGCCGAAAATTTCCGGAAAATGCTACTTACTCTTTCCGATGACGTACGCGTCATATTAATAAAGTTAGCCGATCGCTTACATAATATGCGTACCCTGGACAGCATGGCCCGGGACAAGCAATTAAAGATTGCTTCGGAGACAATGTATTTATATGCACCTTTGGCGCATCGTTTAGGCTTGTACGCTATTAAATCAGAACTCGAAGATTTATACTTAAAATATACCGATACCGAAACCTATAAAGAGATAACGAATAAAATCAGGCAGACGAAGATAGCCCGTAATAAGTTTATCAAAGATTTTGTTACTCCCCTAGAAGAAGAATTAAAGCGGCAAGGGTTTGATTTTGAAATCAAAGGTCGTCCTAAATCTATTTATTCTATTCTAAAGAAAATTCGCAAGCAGAATATCACCTTCGATGAAGTGTACGATTTATTTGCCATTCGCATTATATTAAATGTGCCTTTAGAAATAGAGAAAGCGGCATGTTGGTCGGTTTATTCAATCGTTACGGATTTTTATCAACCTAACCCCGATCGGTTACGGGATTGGGTAAGTACTCCAAGAGCCAATGGCTACGAATCTCTGCACACTACAGTAATGAGTCGTACGGGGCAATGGGTAGAAGTCCAAATCCGCAGCCAACGAATGAACGATATTGCCGAAAAAGGCTATGCTGCTCATTGGAAATATAAAAGCGAAGGCAGCGCTGCCGGCCACGAATCCGGATTAGAGCAATGGATTAATAAAGTACGGGATATGCTCGAGACGAACAATTCTAATGCTTTAGAGTTTATGGACGACTTCCGGAAAAACTTATTTGTAGAAGAGGTTTTTGTGTTTACGCCAAAAGGTCAGTTGATAATTTTACCAGATAAAGCTACTGCGCTGGATTTTGCGTTTGAAATTCACACTCAAATCGGAATTCAGTGCATTGGAGCAAAGGTAAATCAAAAGCTTGTTCCTTTAAGTTATCGGCTTCATAACGGTGACCAAGTAGAAGTATTAACTTCCCAAAAACAACGACCTTCGGAAGAATGGCTTAAATTTGCTACTACCTCCCGGGCAAGGGCCAAAATTAAAGAGTACCTGCGAGAAGATCGAAAAATTAAGGCAGAGGAAGGTAAAATTTTAGTTGGGAAACGTTTGCAGCAGCTAGGAATAGAATTTTCGTCTTCTAATTTAAATCGTCTTTTTACGTTCTTTCATGTTCCACATCCGCAGGAGTTCTATTACCGGATTGCTATAAATAAATTGGATGTAAAAGATATTAAGGAAGAAATTTTTGATCATAATTTAGTTTTAGAGCGGGCTAAAATGGAGAATTTCGATCAAAAAAGTTTTGATAAAGAAGTACAAAAAATAAGAGGAGTAACCTCTGACATGTTGGTAATTGGAGAAAATACGGCGAAGATAGCTTATAGTATAGCTACTTGTTGTAATCCGATTCCTGGCGATGATGTTTTTGGTTTTGAAACGGAAAATGAAGGCATTATTATCCATCGTACTTCTTGCCCGAAAGCAGTAGAATTAATGTCGAATTACGGCAATCGCATTGTAAAAGCTAAATGGACCGATCAATACGAATTAGTGTTCCTGGCTGGTATCCGAATTAAGGGTACTGACCGCGTAGGAATGGTAAATGATTTGACTAAAGTTATTTCCAACAGCTTAAAAGTAAACATGCGTTCCATTACCTTAGATTCACACGATGGTATTTTCGACGGTAAGATTATGGTGTTTGTTAATGATACTAGTCATTTAGAGAAATTAATTCAACGGCTCAACCGGGTAAACGGAGTTATTTTAGTGGAACGTTTCGATTCTTAA